The proteins below are encoded in one region of Opisthocomus hoazin isolate bOpiHoa1 chromosome 26, bOpiHoa1.hap1, whole genome shotgun sequence:
- the LOC142364231 gene encoding gastrin/cholecystokinin-like peptide — MKVMVCIGLVLAMVVTACLCRPAPEAAAAAGDPRRLPASPVRQDWPESLSQEQKHFISRFLPHIFTELSDRKGYGHGDEGTEALHDLYYPDWMDFGRRSAEDSVDAA, encoded by the exons ATGAAGGTGATGGTGTGCATCGGCCTCGTCCTTGCCATGGTGGTGACTGCCTGCCTGTGCCGGCCCGCGCCGGAGGCAGCGGCCGCTGCGGGggacccccgccggctccccgccagcccggtCCGGCAGGACTGGCCCGAGTCCCTGTCCCAGGAGCAGAAGCACTTCATCTCCCGGTTCCTGCCCCACATCTTCACAG AGCTGAGCGACCGCAAGGGCTACGGGCACGGGGACGAGGGGACAGAGGCCCTGCATGACCTCTACTACCCCGACTGGATGGACTTCGGCCGCCGCAGCGCGGAGGACTCGGTCGATGCCGCGTAG
- the HAP1 gene encoding huntingtin-associated protein 1 gives MEIWSSPAGYDERSGSAERGGGADPITRELEEVLCAERVVRITKTYHDIDAVTNLLDEKERDLELAARIGQSLLKQNRSLTERNELLEEQLELAKEEIAQLRHEVSMRDDLLHFYTTATEESEPTSATSTPLRRHESALSLQQFFQCDTLQQKLRCLEEENQQLRMEATSIATETCQYEDQEQQLMIDCVEQFSEASRQVVCLSEELARKAEDTARQQEEISQLLAQVVDLQQKCRAYGSEVEELQQHLAVAKEVQQQLRTELRDLQEKYAECGGMLQEAQEEVKSLRSRSLPNSTVSRYGTAALLPVDSLAAEIKGMMRKATDSSSSDKSYLRVFETVKAVNQAAKAKSCSESPHNLLGSRQLSAVPSGGASTPHTGCSASEGARGEGAGGGPQAAPGRQDLEAAVQRLSARQQSHASEERSFFETERERKLCRLPDGESSSGFLTPNESVVSTGTNHSGGSELTAGSGFSLGSLAYLPDKLQIVKPLEGSVTLHHWQQLAQPNLGGILVPRPGVLTKDFRQLDTDLEEVYSLGDLEEDDVDASSFRLLPTSTPAKAKERPGVFLSVNNLPQTPSTFTITTCHILHPTTEITTVTPSLYNAVVPSCGTLEGLSLGSPTPEPSCPVLDPGPGPPSTPVGLIRLLLVRGISASVPGTGSWWAPPLPSQAPRRAGTQALPAPGGQDRPPPRSSIFSLNLVEKLRRLGLDKVVARGETSYARGERWAVWT, from the exons ATGGAGATCTGGAGCAGCCCCGCCGGCTACGACGAGCGGAGCGggagcgcggagcggggcggcggcgccgacCCCATCACCcgggagctggaggagg TCCTGTGCGCTGAGCGGGTGGTCAGGATCACCAAGACCTACCACGACATCGATGCCGTCACCAACCTGCTGGACGAG AAGGAGCGAGACCTGGAGCTGGCGGCGCGCATCGGGCagtccctgctgaagcagaaccGGAGCCTGACCGAGCGCAacgagctgctggaggagcagctggagtTGGCCAAAGAGGAG ATCGCGCAGCTGCGCCACGAGGTCTCCATGCGGGATGACCTGCTCCACTTCTACACCACCGCGACGGAGGAGAGCGAGCCCACCTCCGCCACCTCCACGCC GCTGCGCCGGCACGAGTCCGCGCTGTCCCTGCAGCAGTTCTTCCAGTGTGACACCCTGCAGCAGAAACTCCGGTGCCTGGAGGAGGAGAACCAGCAGCTTCGCATGGAG GCCACCAGCATTGCCACTGAGACCTGTCAGTACGAGgaccaggagcagcagctgatgaTCGACTGCGTGGAGCAGTTct CCGAAGCCAGCCGGCAGGTCGTGTGCCTGTCCGAGGAGCTGGCCCGCAAGGCGGAGGACACGGCCCGGCAGCAGGAGGAGATCAGCCAGCTCCTGGCGCAGGTTGTGGACCTGCAGCAGAAGTGCCGCGCG TACGGCTCGGAGGTGGAGGAGCTCCAGCAGCACCTGGCCGTGGCCAAggaggtgcagcagcagctccggaCGGAG CTGCGGGACCTGCAGGAGAAGTACGCCGAGTGCGGCGGGATGCTGCAGGAAGCCCAGGAGGAGGTGAAGAGCCTGCGCAGCCGGAGCCTGCCCAACAGCACCGTCAGCCGCTACGGCACAGCCGCCCTCCTGCCCGTG GACTCGCTGGCGGCTGAGATCAAGGGGATGATGAGGAAGGCGACAGACAGCTCCTCCTCGGACAA GAGCTACCTGCGCGTCTTTGAGACGGTGAAAGCGGTGAACCAGGCGGCCAAAGCCAAGTCTTGCTCCGAGTCCCCCCACAACTTGCTGGGCTCCAGGCAGTTGTCAGCTGTCCCCTCTGGGGGGGCCAGCACCCCTCACACCGGCTGCTCCGCCTCGGAGGGTGCCCG GGGcgagggggctggaggggggccgcaggcggccccggggcggcagGACCTGGAGGCGGCCGTGCAGCGGCTGTCGGCCCGGCAGCAGAGCCATGCCTCGGAGGAGCGCTCCTTCTTCGAGACGGAGCGGGAGCGCAAGCTGTGCCGGCTGCCGGACGGGGAGAGCTCCAGCGGCTTCCTCACCCCCAACGAGAGCGTCGTCTCCACCGGGACCAACCACTCCGGGGGCTCGGAGCTCACCGCCGGCTCCGGCTTCTCCCTCGGCTCCCTCGCCTACCTGCCCGACAAGCTGCAGATTGTGAAGCCCCTGGAAG gctctgTGACCCTCCACCACTGGCAGCAGCTGGCGCAGCCCAACCTGGGTGGGATCCTGGTGCCCCGTCCCGGGGTGCTCACCAAGGACTTCAGGCAGCTGGACACCGACCTGGAGGAGGTCTACAGCCTCGGCGACCTGGAGGAGGACGATGTGGACGCCAGCTCCTTCCGGCTGCTCCCTACCTCAACGCCTGCCAAAGCCAAGGAGCGCCCGGGGG TGTTCCTCTCTGTTAACAACCTCCCCCAGACCCCGTCCACCTTCACCATCACTACCTGCCACATCCTCCACCCCACCACCGAGATCACCACGGTGACCCCCAG TCTGTATAACGCCGTCGTGCCTTCTTGTGGGACCCTTGAGGGGCTGAGCCTCGGCAGCCCCACGCCGGAGCCGTCTTGCCCCGTGCTGGACCCTGGCCCTGGACCCCCGAGCACCCCCGTGGGACTCATCAGGCTCTTGCTGGTGCGGGGCATCTCCGCCTCGGTGCCAGGGACGGGGTCGTGGTgggcccccccgctcccctcccaggCCCCCCGGCGTGCTGGCACCCAGGCCCTCCCTGCGCCAGGGGGCCAGGACAGACCCCCGCCCCGGAGCAGCATCTTCAGCCTGAACCTGGTGGAGAAGCTGCGGCGCCTGGGGCTGGACAAGGTGGTGGCCAGGGGGGAGACATCCTACGCCCGGGGAGAGCGCTGGGCAGTGTGGACGTGA